The sequence below is a genomic window from Fusobacterium varium.
GATAAAACTCTCCATAAGATGCCATCTTTTTATACTCTATTCCATCCATATTTTTTCCAATAATTGTTTTTAGTTCTGGAGATACTCCACCTATACTTTCAAGTTTTTTACTTAATAGTAACAACTTTTTCATATCTTCAAATATCAGTTTATCATTGAAGAAATTTTCTTCACTCTCTTTTAACTTTGCAATATCCTCTTTTTTAAACTCTAAAAGAGATATTAACTCTGCATCTCCTGTAAGTATTCCATTTAATTTTTCAAGTTGCTCTCCAGTTAAATTCTTTACAACTTCATCTATTTCATTATTTGGTATTAATTTTACTATTCTATCTCTTATTTTTAGAGTTTCAGGAATATTCTCTTCATTTTGTGCTATTTTATTATAGTCAAAATTTGGATAGTTTGCCTTTAAAAAATCTTTCATCTCTACTGAAAGAACTTCAATCTCTTGAAACCCTTTACTTATGTTTAATATTTCCATAGCTTTCGGATAATCTATATCCCTTGAATAATATATATCTGTATTATATTCTTTATCTCTATTATTTAAAGCTTCTAATACATCTGGTGTTTTTAGTATCTCTTTTAAAATTTCTAACTTCTCTAAAGAAAGTTTATCTAATAACTTTATAAACTCCTTATTATTTAATTGTTTTTCAAACTCTTTTTTTAATTTTTTACTTTGATTTTCCTTATATGTTATAGAAAAGGTAGGACTATTCTCCATTCTATTCATTATTTTTCCCTTTGAAAGATATAAAACTACTCCTACTCCTATTATAAGAAGTGAAGCTATAAGTGTTATTTTTTCCTTCCTATTTATTTGCATGATTATCTCCTTTTTCTTTCCTTTTCATTGAAACCCTATCTTAATATTATAATAATAATTATAAAGAAAATCTAGTTATATTTTTCTATAATAAAAAATATAATTATTTTAGCCCTATTTTAACATATTTTTTTCCATTTTTTAACATTGATTTTTTTAGTTTCTATACTTTTTTTGTTGACTAACAAAAATAAAAACGACTAGAAATAATTCCAGCCGTTTCATTTTAATTAATAATTTTTCTTTCCTACATTTTCAGCTATTTTTACAATAAGATCTCTAGCTTTTTCCATTGATTGAATACAGATATATTCAAATCTTCCATGGAAGTTGTGTCCTCCTGTAAATAGGTTTGGACATGGAAGTCCTCTGTAAGAAAGTCTAGCCCCATCTGTTCCCCCTCTAATAGGTCTAATATTTGGTGCTATTTCTAACTCTTCCATTGATTTTTTAGCTAGATCTATTATATACATAACAGGCTCTATCTTTTCTCTCATATTGTAGTAACTATCTTTTACTTCAATCTCTATCTTAGCATCTTTATATTTTTTAGCTAGATATTGAACTGCATCTTTAATAATAATTTTCTTTTCATTGAATTTTCTCATTGAGTGATCTCTGATGATATATTCCATCTTAGTATTTTCAACTGTTCCTGTTAACTCATCAAGTAGGAAGAATCCTTCATAATTTTCAGTATGTTCAGGTCTTTGATCACATGGTAACATAGCATTTAATTCCATTGCAATCATAATAGAGTTGATCATACTATTTTTAGCAGATCCTGGGTGAATATCTCTACCTTCTATTTTTACTGTTGCAGAAGCTGCGTTGAAGTTTTCATATTCTAATTCTCCAAGCTCTCCTCCATCTACTGTATAAGCAAATTTACAATCAAACTTCTTAACATCGAATAAATCTGCTCCTCTTCCTATCTCTTCATCAGGAGTAAATCCAACTTTAATAACTCCATGTTTAATCTCTGGATGTTCTTTTAGATATTTAATAGCTTCTATTATTTCAACTATTCCTGCTTTGTCGTCAGCTCCTAAAAGTGAACTTCCATCAGTTACTATAAGATCTTGTCCAACATAATTTTTCATATGAGCAAAATCTTTAGGTGAAAGAACTACATTTTCTTCACTATTTAATACTATATCTTCCCCATTATAATTTTCTACGATTCTTGGTTTTACACCTCTTCCATTGTATGAAGGAGCTGTATCCATGTGAGCTATAAATCCTATTGCAGGAATATCCTCATCACAGTTTGCTGGTAATGTTGCCATAATATAACAGTTTTCATCTAAAGTTATATCTTCCATTCCTAATGCTTTTAGATCTTCAACTATAACTTTTGCAAGATCCCATTGTATTTCACTACTTGGACAAGCATTGCTTTCTGGATTAGAGTCTGTATCAATTTGTACATACTTTAAAAATCTTTCAACTAAACTATTCATCACTAACATCTCCCTATCTATATTTTTAGCTACTTATATTCTAATATGAAATCAGATTTATTTCAATCAGTTATTTTAGTTTTCTTCAACAACTGCTTCTAATTTCTCCATCTCTTCTTGCTCTTTTTGTAGATGTTTTAATGTTTTCATCTCTCTCTTTATTAAAATAAATGTAATCACTGTTGATATAAAGTCTGATGTAGGTGCTGCAAACCAAATACCTGTCAAACCAAATAATCTAGACATAACTATAATACATGGAATCAATATAATTATCTGTCTTGATAAACTTATAAACAAACTTAATTTTGGCTTTCCTACTGCTTGGAAATATACTGATGAGATTATTTGGAATCCTATGATTGGGAACATTATTGTATTTATTCTCAATCCAAATGAAGCTATATCTAACAATGCTTTTTCTCTTGTAAAGATAAATATAAAGTAT
It includes:
- the pepT gene encoding peptidase T, giving the protein MNSLVERFLKYVQIDTDSNPESNACPSSEIQWDLAKVIVEDLKALGMEDITLDENCYIMATLPANCDEDIPAIGFIAHMDTAPSYNGRGVKPRIVENYNGEDIVLNSEENVVLSPKDFAHMKNYVGQDLIVTDGSSLLGADDKAGIVEIIEAIKYLKEHPEIKHGVIKVGFTPDEEIGRGADLFDVKKFDCKFAYTVDGGELGELEYENFNAASATVKIEGRDIHPGSAKNSMINSIMIAMELNAMLPCDQRPEHTENYEGFFLLDELTGTVENTKMEYIIRDHSMRKFNEKKIIIKDAVQYLAKKYKDAKIEIEVKDSYYNMREKIEPVMYIIDLAKKSMEELEIAPNIRPIRGGTDGARLSYRGLPCPNLFTGGHNFHGRFEYICIQSMEKARDLIVKIAENVGKKNY